The Aeoliella mucimassa genome includes the window TGCGTCATCGCGTTCCATCCCTCGGGCGTCGCGGTGCTCGATGCCAAAACCGGCAGTGAAGTCTGGGCCAAGCCGATTGCCCCGAAGTTCGGGATGTCGATCGCCGTGCCGCGCGTGCTCGGCGAGCAGATGTTTGTCAGCTCGTACGGCGAATCGATGATGGTCAACAGCATCACCAGCGATGCTCCCAGGATTATTTGGAAAGAGAACTCGTCGCGGGAAGCGGTCTACTGCTCGAACTCGACTCCCTACTTCACGAAGGAAGCGATCTATGGCTGCGATATCGAATCGAGCCAGTTGATTGCCATCGATCCCGAGACGGGAGAACGGTTGTGGGAGAACCAGGAAATCCTGCTCGGCCCGGATGCGGGACGCTCGGTTCGCCACGGAACCGCGTTCATCGTCAACCACCCTGAGAGTGGACACTACTTCCTGTTCAACGAACTCGGCGAGTTGATCGTGGCCGACCTCACCCCGCAGGGCGTCACCGTGCACAGCCGGGCGAAGATCATCGAGCCCACCGGCGAGGCCTTTGGCCGCACCGTGCTGTGGACTCACCCGGCGTTCGCCGATGGTTGCGTGATTGCTCGCAGCGACAAAGAAGTGGTCTGCATCGATCTTAAGAAGTAACACCGATTACTCGTGCTCATGCTTGGGCGCAGCCGGTCCGCGTACCGGTTGCGTCCAGGCTTGTTCGAAGTCGCCGACTTCCGATGGATTCGGGTGCGGCTTCGACGAGGTGATCCGCGCCCGCACGTAAAGCTCGTCGCCGGCGAAGGTGTAGCTGGCCGAGTTGCCTTGGCTGGTCTGAAGCGTTTCGCCGATCGCGTCGCTATAGGTGTAGGTGATGTGCTTCGGCTTGCCCTCGTCATCGGTAATCGGCTTGCCGGTCAGGTCGGCCGACTCGCGAGTACCAACGAACTCGATGGTGTACTCTTCGCCCGGTTGGGCCTCGACCTCAACGACCAGTTGTTTGTCGCTCGATTCGACGAGTTTCAGTGCCACGCCCGACGAAGAGTAGAACCGCCCCGCTTCGAGCGACTCAATCAAAGCTTCGGGGGTTAGCTCTTTGGCCAGTACTTCGACCCACCCGCGACCAGGCTCGCTAGCTCGGCTCGGGATGTTGTGATAGTTGTGCCCGTCGTCGACCGCCAGGCCGAACATGATCGGCATATCGAGCGCGGCGATGCGTTGGGCGAGAATGATGTCCCAGATACGCTCGGTGCCGGGGTGCTCGGCGTCGCCGGTGTTGGCCACGTGGGGATGGCCGTTGTAGACCTCGAAGAATCGCTCGCCGCGGACACGCATCAACTGCTCAGCAGTCACCGCGAAGCCAAAGTTCGGGTGATTCAGGTGTACGAACATCGGCTTGCCAGTCGCTTCGCGCTGCGCTTGCACCGCCCGAACGTTGTTCTCGATGGTCTCGAAAACCGTGCGTCCCCCTTGCGGGGCGATGAGTTCCTCGACGTTGTGCACGTTCATGTGAATCGGCTTGCCCTCGGCCCGATCGCTGATCTCCTCGCCTTGAATCAGCAGGTACTCACCCGGCTTATTGAATCGGGCGGCAACTTCGGGGAACTGACGCAGTCGCACTTCCAGCTTGTCGCCATCTACGCGCTCTTCAACCCACTCGGGGAAGTTCTGCTTCAGCTTCTTGTAGGCGGTCTGTCCCCCCTTGGTCTTGCCAACCTGCACCCAACGCTCGACGGTCGCCAGCACGTTGTGATCGGTGAACACCAGGAACTGATAATCATGTTCCTGATACCAGAGTGCGATCGATTCCAGGTAGTCGTCCCCGTCGCTCCAGTGCGAGTGAGTGTGCATGTTGCCTCGATACCAGGTCTGCCCCTCTTCGGCGGACAGGCGGACCCCCTCGTGCGCGAGAGTCATCGTGGGAATGGCAATCAGCGTGGCGAAGAACGCGAGGGCAATAAGGCGATTCATGATGGGTGTCGGGAAGGGCAGGGTGGATAGGGAATGGAAAGCCCAAGATCATACCGTCGCGACGCGGCGGCTGCCAACTTCCGAACGTGTTGCTAAATTAAGTTTCGATTAAGGTCCTGTCGACGATGGGGATGGGGCTTGCTCCGAGACTCCCGGCAACGGCAAGCCGAGCAGGTTCATCTGCGGCCACACCAAGCAGACTCCGTAGTAGCAGATCCACGCCCCGAGGATGCCGGCCAGCACGTAGCGAGCGATGCCGGAGCTCGAATCGCTGCTCGACGACTTCTTGGCTTTGGGCTTCTTCGCCGGCGTTTTCTTCTGCGACTGCGGAGGCCAAGTGTCGTCGTCTTGTGACTTTGCTTTGGTACTGCTCGCGGCCGACTTCGTCTCCGTCGGCTTGGCGTTTTTTGCTGATGCTGCCTCCTTCTGCCCGCGGGCCTGCGCCCAGAGTCGTTCGGAGGCCGCTTGCGGAGCGCCAACTTCGACAGCTGGGTCGAGGTTTGGCCGCTTACGTTCGACTGGTTTATCTGGTTCCAGCTTTTGTTTCTCGGTGCCAGAATGCAAAACGTCGTCGCTGATTAGCATCGACGCGACCGCTTCCTCAAAGTCTTGGTAGCCACCATCTCTGCAGATGACTTTCTTCCAGCGGTCGATGCGTGTCGCTGGCAAACCACGCACGCGGTCGAGTTCAATCTTCGCTTCGTCGCCGAGGCCTTCGACCGACGCGTTGACCGACAACCGACCGCTGGTGTCGTAGGTGTACGTGACCGTGATGGGTGTCCCCTTCGGCAAGCCTGGCGGCAAATGCTTAATACCAGCCGAGGCGAGCGGCGAGCATTGATCGGGCAGCGAGCTCTCCCCTTCCAGCAGCTGAATCTTGATACTTCGTTGATTGTCGGTCTTAGTGACGAACTGACGCGTTACCGTGTAGGGGAGCGGAGTATTGCGTGGGATGACCGTCACGTTCTGCACCCGCATGGTCTCTTGATTCACTCCCTCGATGCCTAATCCATGCGAGTTCACATCGGTCACGCGAAGCTTCGGAATGGCATCGCTGATCCCCCGCACGCCCATCTGATATCGGCAATAGACCGCCGCGCCGCGAGCCACCGCTTCGTCGGGATGCACGTCGTCGTCGGGCACCAGGCCCGAGTTTTTTTGCAGCGCGCTACGTACCGCGAGCATCCGAGTCGATCCACCCACGAGCAGCAAGCGGTCGATATCATCCCACAATAGCCCTGCCGCCCGCAGCGCCTGATTCGTGGTGAACACGGTCCGCTCCACCAGATCGTCACTCAGCGACTCGAACAGATCCCGCGTTACCGGCAGCTTCAATTCGTGTTGGTCCAAAGTAAACCGCAGAGTCGTTGCTGGCACTGCTGACAAATCGTGCTTCGCCGCCCTCGCAGCACGAGCGAGTTTAATATGGTCGCGATCGTCGAACTCGCGGGCGTTGGGATAGAGTTTGCGGAACTGCTCTTCGGCGTACTCCGCAAGGCGGGCGTCCCAGTGGATTCCACCGAGTTCGTAGTCGCCATCGGTCGAGAGGGTTCGCACCTTGCCGGCCGCGAGCTCCATCACAGTCACGTCGAAGGTACCGCCACCCAGGTCGTAGACCACCAGCTTCATCTCCCCCTCGGGAGCCCCCTCGGGCGAGAGATACCCCAGGCGTTCGCCGAACGCCAACGCGGCGGCCGTTGGTTCGTTCACGATGTCGAGCACCGGCAGCCCGCTCATCGCTCCTGCGTCGGCGGTAATCTTGCGACGAGCTTCGTCGAAGTAAGCCGGCACCGTGACGACCGCCTGAAAGCTATCGCCGACGGCCGACATGATGTCGTGACGGAGTTGACGAAGAATACAGCCTTGAATCACTTCGGGAGGATACTGTTGACCGACGATCTTATGGCGATAGCTGGCAGCTCCCACGTCGCGTTTGGCATTCTCGGCAACGCGACCAGGGAACTCGGCCGCGGCTTCCCACGCGGCCGCACCGACGATGATGTTGTCGTCGTCGAACAGCACTGCACTAGGCGTAAGTACACCGCCGGTGGTGTTACGGATCATCTGCGTCTTGCCGTCGCTATCGATATAGCTGACAGCCGACAGCGTTGTGCCGAGGTCGATTCCTACAGGAATTATTTTTGCCATTTGCCTGTACTCTCTGCTTCCGAGTCTCGCTTGTCACCCTTCGGTGATGCTTGGATAAGAACCAACGAACACTGCCATGCAACCCTGCAAACAGCGTTTGGTTTCGCGTTGTGGTGAAGTACTCGTTGCGACCTGTTGCCTCTCTAGCTACTATAACTACAGGGGGATCAGCGATATAGCACGATATAAAACGGTCGGAGTTAATCAGGTGGAGTCGATCGTAACAATCAGGTCGGTTTTACCTATTAGCGTGAATGGTCGGAGCCGATGAGCACGCCCAACGATTCTCAGTTCGATCCGTATCATAAGTGGCTCGGAATCCCTCCGGCCGAGCAACCGCCGAATTGCTATCGGCTGCTCGGGCTAACGCTGCTCGAGCAGGACCCCGACGTCATCGCGACCGCTGCCGATCGGCAGATGGCCCACGTGAAGTCGTTTGCCGCTGGGCGGTACGCTTCGCACTCGCAGGAGTTGCTCAACGAGCTCTCCAAGGCCCGGGTTCGTCTGCTGAATCCGGACCGCAAACGCGAGTACGATGCCCAGCTCCGCAAGCAACTCGCTGCTCGCAAGGCCAAGGCGAAAGCCAAGGCGGCGAAGCAACAGCAGGCCGCACAGCCGCAAGCCGCTGCACCTGCAGCGATGCCAGCAACACCCGCTGCATCGCAACCTGCAGCCGCTCCGGCGGTCCAAACGCCCGAGCTGCCAGCCATCAAGCCAGCGGTGCGTCGGCGTCGCCGGAAGCGGAAGTCCGGTGGCGGCAACGCGTTGCTCGCGAACCTGCTCTGGCTTGTGCTCGGCCTCGGCATGCTGCTCGGGCTAGTCTGGCTCGCGGGCCAGCTGGCTACCTGATCAGGCGGATCGCCAGGCAGGCATCGCTCGCCTAGCTTTCTCGATTGCTACAACCAGCACGACACCGCAAACGTTTTCGGAAGTTTGCTTTCTCGACTGGTTTACCTGCAGTCGCCGGCTAATCAACATGGGGGGTATGAACCACGACCAAGCCTTACCGACCACGTTGCAGCAACTTCCCCCCTCGGCCATTACCTGGTTACTCGGAGGTGGGCTGGCGCTGGT containing:
- a CDS encoding CehA/McbA family metallohydrolase domain-containing protein, which produces MNRLIALAFFATLIAIPTMTLAHEGVRLSAEEGQTWYRGNMHTHSHWSDGDDYLESIALWYQEHDYQFLVFTDHNVLATVERWVQVGKTKGGQTAYKKLKQNFPEWVEERVDGDKLEVRLRQFPEVAARFNKPGEYLLIQGEEISDRAEGKPIHMNVHNVEELIAPQGGRTVFETIENNVRAVQAQREATGKPMFVHLNHPNFGFAVTAEQLMRVRGERFFEVYNGHPHVANTGDAEHPGTERIWDIILAQRIAALDMPIMFGLAVDDGHNYHNIPSRASEPGRGWVEVLAKELTPEALIESLEAGRFYSSSGVALKLVESSDKQLVVEVEAQPGEEYTIEFVGTRESADLTGKPITDDEGKPKHITYTYSDAIGETLQTSQGNSASYTFAGDELYVRARITSSKPHPNPSEVGDFEQAWTQPVRGPAAPKHEHE
- a CDS encoding Hsp70 family protein, whose protein sequence is MAKIIPVGIDLGTTLSAVSYIDSDGKTQMIRNTTGGVLTPSAVLFDDDNIIVGAAAWEAAAEFPGRVAENAKRDVGAASYRHKIVGQQYPPEVIQGCILRQLRHDIMSAVGDSFQAVVTVPAYFDEARRKITADAGAMSGLPVLDIVNEPTAAALAFGERLGYLSPEGAPEGEMKLVVYDLGGGTFDVTVMELAAGKVRTLSTDGDYELGGIHWDARLAEYAEEQFRKLYPNAREFDDRDHIKLARAARAAKHDLSAVPATTLRFTLDQHELKLPVTRDLFESLSDDLVERTVFTTNQALRAAGLLWDDIDRLLLVGGSTRMLAVRSALQKNSGLVPDDDVHPDEAVARGAAVYCRYQMGVRGISDAIPKLRVTDVNSHGLGIEGVNQETMRVQNVTVIPRNTPLPYTVTRQFVTKTDNQRSIKIQLLEGESSLPDQCSPLASAGIKHLPPGLPKGTPITVTYTYDTSGRLSVNASVEGLGDEAKIELDRVRGLPATRIDRWKKVICRDGGYQDFEEAVASMLISDDVLHSGTEKQKLEPDKPVERKRPNLDPAVEVGAPQAASERLWAQARGQKEAASAKNAKPTETKSAASSTKAKSQDDDTWPPQSQKKTPAKKPKAKKSSSSDSSSGIARYVLAGILGAWICYYGVCLVWPQMNLLGLPLPGVSEQAPSPSSTGP